In Akkermansia muciniphila, one DNA window encodes the following:
- a CDS encoding RHS repeat domain-containing protein, which translates to MKEQSFDNDVNSLTGMSNSNSGAPSAIDEQAPTDAFERSWDWDFEVRELGPDETAECKVTMGADDLANLTVDGEERLDIGPRGQYGGGSYEPQTASFSIEPGMHRAHVDYSNISIPNANNNMAKFTFDLKVEITNRQTGSSSSYVPPEAETEPVDNNDEGDDDPCGGSSSGSSSSPNSSSSNPCPNGDNGGDEDETDPDNPFSPDDCMDNRGGSPSASAVRSLVSSASAYGKFSSAGKRVTAQTRKTSMVWRTSFGSFRGMEGVPYGMLEIVAYHFSSRLWTPAALQYLHPMASCILPPSGPELGADMAFQIRNGGTRANYYCYAGAASAGSIGGSRKRTGSVSMVYAAAEGRAVSAFASAAEMRVSNARGNTVIYGGSSVSALDAASGYRTKLGSSWTTQDFANYLDIVRSADDVIRQVWNLWDGLANIENVTDTGYVIAFYLPEQVGAKNVSTGLYAVTGAPFKTFTIEGNAETGKLTVTEQAEARAPYVTRYWQGTGGAWCMSQGEGEDAIYTIRERQEVSSGIWKLFTTVQRGENGAPISRVCETYEQGRSGNLCTSRIEAYGTDYARETTYAYNAVGKLIRETAPDGGEKTWSYDVFGRETVRMEPWAGGGRKGTYTYYRCSDHADPDIAHQYVVLTMNAARLTDTHYAYTEANHVRRVEKRTTALGAEGEQLEVTETWLPAAPNEYARGRLKMKQSANGVQTVYGYEAASQYGALYRETRETQIAGQAVPGHSTRKVTYVSAQGNNTRVEKYALLTDGTWALTDTADYEYDKENRWIKRTRGNGRVTEREMMCCGPLWEKDEDGIMTTYSYNTARQLVEVSRSEVTDGETIVTPETIVSYTRDAFGRILQTRRDVGPMTTTESRAYDLLGQLVQETDVLGRSNTHAYSADGLTETVTTPTGATLVTIRHADGTVLEQSGTGQRHLLYRTEYSAEGVVRSSLLPRAEGEPALVEQTVTDGRGNMVRVSRANANDGLIHDRRAFDLNNRLLRQQVDGMAPLLYDYDPFGNIVKTTLKLAENPTSANSLVTEYAYARRQREDGVYRVTTVTRCNSQGTTYAESTAELVSFLSPSLAGKNISTDPRGNETLQWTEYAAPSRRTVKTQSPASSVIAETVVIDGYAVSRKDHAGVLTASSRAYTASGSTETYTDARGNAAVTVFDIAGRETARTDAAGNTTAIQYDPSTASPSCVTDSLGNTACYAYDPRGRKTAEYGTALQPSVFGYDDADRLVSLMTFRVPGETIAADPRERTDGDVTAWSYDDASGLMTAKTYADGHGESYSYDDWNRLAVKRQARVVDGQGTPLATSYAYDPQTGNLVSVTHNDATPSITCTYNHLNLLTQVTDDSGTRTLAYNQYNEAESETAAGLAASALNYLRDGLGRPSGYSLHYGEGVVQQTAWEYDGCGRLSTVSLNNGADPFVYGYHAVNGLLETLDYPNTLRRWYTREEKRDLLTRIDYLRPGSANYPAKTDYAYDALGRPTEKKDYFNTPAPDLTHSYSYNGRDELAADAMSRGGTYSYVYDNIGNRVTSREGSGASAAAYTANSLNQYTAITREEEVPFAPGYDADGNQTKIQTSTGEWEVSYNALNQAARFIQGNRRVECRYDYLNRRIEKAVYEGEVLMSKKTIHLSRLPANRGTGRRRCDGNSNARTAENLSVGSVGTGSHAHLGHEPL; encoded by the coding sequence ATGAAAGAACAATCCTTTGATAACGATGTCAATTCCCTGACGGGCATGAGCAATTCCAATAGCGGAGCTCCCTCCGCGATCGACGAACAAGCGCCAACGGACGCTTTTGAAAGAAGCTGGGACTGGGATTTTGAAGTCAGGGAGCTGGGGCCTGATGAAACGGCCGAATGCAAGGTGACCATGGGCGCCGACGATCTGGCTAACTTGACCGTGGATGGAGAAGAACGGCTGGACATCGGTCCGCGCGGACAGTACGGAGGCGGCAGCTACGAGCCGCAGACGGCTTCTTTCAGCATTGAGCCCGGAATGCATCGGGCGCATGTGGACTATAGCAATATTTCCATTCCCAATGCCAATAACAACATGGCCAAATTCACCTTTGACCTGAAGGTGGAAATTACCAACAGGCAAACGGGTTCTTCTTCTTCCTATGTGCCCCCGGAGGCAGAAACGGAGCCAGTGGACAACAACGACGAGGGCGACGATGATCCATGCGGAGGCTCCAGCAGCGGAAGCAGCAGTTCTCCCAACAGCAGTTCCAGCAATCCGTGCCCGAATGGCGACAACGGCGGGGATGAGGATGAGACTGATCCGGACAATCCCTTTTCCCCGGATGACTGCATGGACAACCGGGGCGGTTCCCCCAGCGCGTCTGCCGTGCGCAGCCTAGTTTCCTCCGCCTCCGCCTATGGAAAGTTCTCTTCCGCAGGCAAACGGGTAACTGCCCAGACGCGGAAAACCAGCATGGTATGGCGCACCAGCTTCGGTTCCTTCCGCGGTATGGAAGGCGTGCCGTACGGGATGCTGGAAATTGTGGCTTATCACTTCTCTTCCAGGTTGTGGACGCCCGCAGCCCTGCAATACCTGCATCCCATGGCCAGCTGTATTCTGCCCCCTTCCGGTCCGGAGCTGGGGGCTGACATGGCATTCCAGATCCGGAACGGAGGCACCCGCGCCAACTATTACTGCTATGCCGGCGCGGCCAGTGCAGGCTCCATTGGCGGCTCGCGGAAAAGGACGGGTTCCGTTTCCATGGTGTATGCTGCGGCAGAGGGGCGTGCCGTCTCGGCTTTCGCCAGCGCGGCGGAAATGAGGGTCAGCAACGCCAGGGGCAATACAGTCATCTACGGTGGTTCTTCCGTTTCCGCTTTGGACGCGGCCTCCGGCTACCGGACCAAGCTGGGTTCTTCATGGACGACTCAGGATTTTGCCAATTACCTAGACATCGTCCGAAGCGCGGATGATGTCATCCGCCAGGTCTGGAACCTGTGGGACGGTCTGGCCAATATTGAGAACGTGACGGATACGGGCTATGTGATCGCCTTTTATCTGCCCGAGCAGGTGGGGGCCAAAAACGTCTCCACCGGTCTTTACGCCGTTACGGGGGCGCCTTTTAAAACCTTCACCATTGAGGGCAATGCGGAGACCGGCAAGCTCACCGTCACGGAGCAGGCGGAAGCGCGCGCACCTTACGTCACCCGCTACTGGCAGGGGACGGGAGGGGCCTGGTGCATGTCCCAGGGGGAAGGGGAAGACGCGATTTACACGATCCGTGAAAGGCAGGAGGTTTCTTCGGGGATTTGGAAGCTCTTTACTACCGTGCAGCGCGGGGAAAACGGCGCTCCTATTTCCCGGGTGTGCGAAACCTATGAACAGGGCCGCAGCGGCAACCTGTGCACCAGCCGTATTGAGGCTTATGGAACCGACTATGCCCGTGAAACGACTTACGCTTATAACGCCGTGGGCAAACTGATCCGGGAGACGGCTCCCGACGGAGGCGAAAAGACCTGGTCCTACGACGTCTTCGGGCGTGAAACCGTCCGGATGGAACCTTGGGCGGGCGGGGGAAGGAAGGGCACCTATACCTATTACCGCTGCTCCGACCATGCCGATCCGGATATTGCGCACCAGTACGTGGTGCTTACTATGAACGCCGCCCGGCTGACGGATACGCATTACGCCTATACGGAAGCCAACCATGTGCGCCGTGTGGAAAAACGCACCACGGCGTTGGGCGCGGAGGGAGAGCAGCTGGAAGTGACGGAAACGTGGCTGCCGGCGGCGCCTAACGAATACGCCCGGGGGAGGCTGAAGATGAAGCAGTCCGCCAACGGCGTGCAGACGGTCTATGGCTATGAGGCGGCCAGCCAGTACGGCGCCCTCTACAGGGAGACCAGGGAAACGCAGATAGCGGGGCAGGCCGTACCGGGGCACAGTACGAGGAAAGTCACGTACGTTTCCGCTCAGGGAAATAACACGCGCGTTGAGAAATACGCCTTGCTGACGGATGGAACCTGGGCGCTGACGGATACGGCGGATTACGAATACGACAAGGAAAACCGGTGGATTAAGCGTACGCGCGGCAACGGCAGGGTGACGGAACGGGAGATGATGTGCTGCGGCCCCTTGTGGGAAAAGGATGAAGACGGCATCATGACTACTTACTCCTACAATACGGCGCGCCAGCTGGTGGAAGTCAGCCGGTCGGAAGTCACGGACGGAGAAACAATCGTCACGCCTGAAACCATCGTCAGCTACACTCGGGACGCCTTCGGCAGAATCCTGCAAACGCGCCGGGACGTCGGCCCCATGACGACGACGGAAAGCAGGGCTTACGATTTGCTGGGGCAGCTGGTGCAGGAAACGGACGTATTAGGGAGGAGCAATACGCATGCCTACAGTGCGGACGGCCTGACGGAAACCGTCACCACGCCGACGGGCGCGACGCTCGTCACTATCCGCCATGCGGACGGGACCGTGCTGGAGCAGAGCGGCACGGGGCAGAGGCATCTCCTCTACCGTACGGAATACTCCGCGGAAGGCGTGGTCCGTTCCTCGCTGCTTCCCCGGGCGGAGGGAGAACCGGCGCTGGTGGAACAAACCGTCACGGACGGCAGGGGCAACATGGTGCGCGTCTCCCGGGCGAACGCCAACGACGGCCTTATTCATGACCGGCGCGCTTTTGATCTGAACAACAGGCTTTTGCGGCAGCAAGTGGATGGAATGGCTCCATTGCTTTATGACTATGACCCATTTGGCAATATCGTCAAAACCACGCTCAAACTGGCCGAAAACCCCACATCCGCCAACTCCCTAGTCACGGAGTACGCCTATGCCCGCCGGCAGCGGGAAGACGGCGTGTACCGGGTAACCACAGTCACGCGCTGCAACAGCCAGGGAACAACATATGCGGAAAGCACGGCCGAACTGGTTTCCTTCCTGTCCCCCTCGCTGGCCGGAAAAAACATCTCCACCGATCCGCGGGGCAATGAAACCCTGCAATGGACGGAATACGCGGCTCCGTCCAGACGGACGGTAAAAACGCAGTCTCCGGCTTCTTCCGTCATTGCGGAAACTGTCGTCATAGACGGTTACGCCGTATCCCGGAAAGACCATGCGGGAGTTCTGACCGCTTCTTCCCGCGCTTATACGGCCAGCGGCAGCACGGAGACTTATACGGACGCCCGCGGCAATGCCGCCGTTACCGTCTTTGACATCGCCGGACGTGAAACAGCCAGGACGGACGCCGCCGGCAATACGACCGCCATCCAGTATGACCCGTCCACGGCTTCCCCCTCCTGCGTCACGGATTCTTTGGGCAACACGGCCTGCTACGCTTATGACCCGCGGGGACGCAAAACCGCCGAATACGGTACGGCCCTTCAGCCCTCCGTCTTTGGCTACGATGATGCGGACAGGCTGGTATCCCTCATGACGTTCCGCGTTCCGGGGGAAACCATCGCTGCCGATCCGCGGGAACGGACGGACGGGGACGTGACGGCGTGGAGCTATGACGACGCCTCCGGCCTGATGACGGCTAAAACCTATGCCGACGGCCATGGGGAAAGCTACTCTTACGATGACTGGAACAGGCTGGCGGTTAAACGACAGGCCCGGGTGGTGGACGGGCAGGGAACGCCTCTGGCGACTTCTTATGCCTACGATCCGCAGACGGGCAACTTGGTCTCCGTCACTCACAACGACGCGACTCCTTCCATCACCTGTACCTACAATCACCTTAACCTGCTCACGCAGGTCACGGACGATTCCGGCACGAGGACGCTGGCTTACAACCAATATAATGAAGCGGAATCGGAAACTGCGGCAGGGCTGGCGGCAAGCGCGCTCAACTATCTGCGCGACGGTTTGGGGCGGCCTTCGGGTTACAGTCTGCATTACGGAGAGGGCGTTGTCCAGCAGACGGCCTGGGAATATGACGGTTGCGGACGTCTTTCTACGGTTTCGCTCAATAACGGTGCCGATCCCTTCGTCTATGGTTACCACGCCGTCAACGGACTGCTGGAAACGCTTGATTACCCCAATACCCTCCGGAGATGGTACACCCGGGAAGAAAAACGGGATCTGCTGACCAGAATCGACTATCTGCGTCCCGGCAGCGCCAACTACCCGGCCAAAACCGACTACGCCTATGACGCGCTGGGGCGGCCCACGGAAAAGAAGGATTACTTCAATACCCCTGCTCCTGACCTGACGCACAGCTACAGCTACAACGGCCGCGACGAACTGGCCGCCGACGCGATGAGCCGGGGAGGAACATATTCCTATGTGTATGACAACATCGGCAACCGCGTCACCTCCCGGGAAGGTTCGGGCGCGTCAGCGGCGGCGTACACGGCCAACAGCCTGAACCAGTACACGGCCATCACCCGGGAGGAAGAAGTGCCTTTCGCGCCTGGCTATGATGCCGACGGCAACCAGACAAAGATTCAAACGTCCACAGGAGAATGGGAAGTTTCTTATAATGCCCTGAATCAGGCGGCAAGGTTTATTCAGGGGAACAGGCGGGTGGAGTGCCGCTATGACTATCTGAACAGACGGATTGAGAAAGCCGTCTATGAAGGAGAAGTCCTGATGTCGAAAAAAACGATTCATCTATCACGGCTACCTGCAAATCGCGGAACTGGACGCCGCCGTTGCGACGGAAACAGCAATGCCCGTACTGCGGAAAACCTATCTGTGGGATCCGTTGGAACCGGTAGCCACGCGCATCTTGGCCATGAGCCTCTTTGA
- a CDS encoding low molecular weight protein-tyrosine-phosphatase: MNAPEPYRVLFVCLGNICRSPAAEIIFKKMVAEQGLEHLIESDSAGMIGYHRGCPPDSRMLTALKKYEYEDPGLKSRPVRKEDLEQFDLIVGMDRENLRDLKRLDKKGQWVGKIAPMCFFTTRFPDEEVPDPYYGGQEGFEYVVKLLQDGCGNLLERLKEQLSL; encoded by the coding sequence ATGAATGCTCCCGAACCTTACCGAGTCCTGTTTGTCTGTCTGGGCAACATCTGCCGCTCTCCTGCCGCGGAAATCATTTTCAAAAAAATGGTCGCAGAACAAGGTCTGGAACATTTGATTGAGAGCGATTCCGCTGGAATGATCGGTTACCATCGGGGTTGCCCTCCGGATAGCCGGATGCTGACGGCGCTGAAAAAATACGAATATGAGGATCCGGGGCTTAAGTCGCGCCCCGTGCGGAAAGAGGATTTGGAACAATTTGACCTGATTGTGGGAATGGACCGTGAAAATCTGCGGGATTTGAAACGGTTGGATAAAAAGGGACAGTGGGTAGGCAAGATAGCGCCCATGTGTTTTTTCACGACTCGTTTTCCGGATGAAGAAGTGCCGGATCCCTATTATGGGGGGCAGGAAGGCTTTGAATATGTGGTAAAACTGCTTCAGGACGGTTGCGGCAATCTGCTGGAGCGTTTGAAGGAGCAGCTTTCCTTGTAA
- the guaB gene encoding IMP dehydrogenase, translated as MADFPLGLSFDDVLLLPRLSAILPGDADISSQLVPGFDMKIPVLSAAMDTVSESELAIALAREGGLAVIHRNNPIDIQAAMVSRVKRFENAVIPNPVTVNKDMTLEEVHQIMMDQGYSGFPVVDANRKLEGIITGRDMRGVDDYQNVRVEDVMTPLPRLITAAPTTTIEEARHILYTHRIEKLPLVDEHGVLAGLITETDIQKRAMFADASKDEHGHLRCGAAVGVGPDYLDRAKALISAGADALFIDAATGHTTRVMDVVSNLRKLTDRPIVAGNVVTAEGAADLIKAGVQAIKVGVGPGSICTTRVISGVGMPQFTAIQEVASVARPAGVTVIADGGIRYSGDIVKALAAGADLVMLGGLLAGTEESPGKVVHYQGRHFKQYRGMGSLGAMRRGSGDRYGQNSSGKLVAEGVEARVPYKGMLADVVFQLMGGLRSGMGYLGAHNLEELRNKARFVQITSGGLKESHPHDITITEEPVNYSC; from the coding sequence ATGGCAGATTTCCCTCTTGGATTAAGTTTTGATGACGTGCTCCTGCTGCCCCGCCTGAGCGCGATTCTTCCCGGCGACGCGGATATCAGTTCCCAGCTTGTTCCCGGCTTTGACATGAAAATCCCCGTGTTGTCCGCGGCCATGGATACCGTTTCCGAATCGGAACTGGCGATTGCCCTGGCGCGGGAAGGCGGCCTGGCCGTCATCCACCGCAACAACCCCATTGACATCCAGGCAGCCATGGTTTCCCGCGTGAAGCGTTTTGAAAACGCGGTCATCCCGAATCCCGTCACGGTCAACAAGGACATGACGCTGGAAGAAGTCCACCAGATCATGATGGACCAAGGCTATTCCGGCTTCCCCGTCGTGGATGCCAACCGCAAGCTGGAAGGCATCATCACCGGCCGCGACATGCGCGGCGTGGACGATTACCAGAATGTCCGGGTCGAGGACGTCATGACTCCCCTTCCCCGCCTGATTACGGCGGCTCCCACCACGACCATTGAGGAAGCGCGCCACATCCTTTACACCCACCGCATTGAAAAGCTTCCCCTGGTGGATGAACACGGCGTGCTGGCCGGCCTTATCACGGAAACGGACATCCAGAAGCGCGCCATGTTTGCAGACGCTTCCAAGGATGAACACGGCCACCTGCGCTGCGGCGCCGCCGTGGGTGTGGGTCCCGATTATCTGGACCGCGCCAAAGCCCTGATTTCCGCCGGAGCGGACGCCCTGTTCATTGACGCCGCCACGGGACACACGACCCGAGTGATGGACGTGGTTTCCAACCTCCGCAAGCTGACGGACCGTCCCATCGTAGCCGGCAACGTGGTTACGGCGGAAGGAGCGGCCGACCTCATCAAGGCGGGCGTGCAGGCCATCAAGGTGGGCGTGGGTCCCGGCTCCATTTGCACCACCCGCGTCATCTCCGGCGTGGGCATGCCCCAATTCACCGCCATTCAGGAGGTAGCCTCCGTGGCGCGTCCCGCGGGCGTCACCGTCATTGCGGACGGCGGCATCCGCTATTCCGGGGACATTGTGAAAGCCCTGGCCGCCGGCGCCGACCTGGTGATGCTGGGCGGACTGCTGGCAGGTACGGAAGAAAGCCCCGGCAAAGTGGTTCATTACCAGGGCCGCCACTTCAAGCAGTATCGCGGCATGGGCTCCCTGGGAGCCATGCGCCGCGGTTCCGGCGACCGTTACGGGCAGAACAGTTCCGGCAAGCTCGTCGCGGAAGGCGTGGAAGCGCGTGTTCCGTACAAGGGCATGCTGGCGGACGTGGTATTCCAGCTCATGGGCGGCCTGCGCTCCGGCATGGGCTACCTGGGCGCGCACAACCTGGAGGAACTCCGAAACAAGGCTCGGTTCGTGCAAATCACCTCCGGCGGCCTGAAAGAAAGCCATCCCCACGATATCACCATCACGGAAGAACCCGTCAATTATTCCTGTTAA
- the guaA gene encoding glutamine-hydrolyzing GMP synthase has product MDDKHLVAVIDFGSQYTQLIVRRVRELGYMAKLYALEDLDQIHEPGAVILSGGPKSTTDADAPDIDFEWLQSLNVPVLGVCYGMQLLNIKHGGTVKASNKREYGPAALLPETCTGLYRDMSPSSQVWMSHSDTVDHLAEGCRVIARNAEGVPVSLQWGETTFGIQFHPEVTHSHEGRTILRNFLSCAANLKKFDIGDFKRELIREIRERVGDKQVVCGVSGGVDSTVLAVLLHEAGVNMRAIFVDNGLLRKNEAEEVRANFARMNVEIETVDASERFLAALAGESDPEKKRHIIGGLFIDVFWDAVGDAEMLAQGTLYPDVIESASNAKSKASVIKTHHNRVERVLELQAQGKVLEPLAELFKDEVRELGASMGIPHDILWRHPFPGPGLAVRCPGVVTKERLDIIRECDAIFIGNLKKYGWYDKVWQAYAGLIPVKTVGVKGDERSYEWATNLRAIVSEDAMTADWVELPPALLRETSNRILNEVKGINRVLYDISTKPPASIEWE; this is encoded by the coding sequence ATGGACGACAAGCACCTCGTAGCCGTCATTGACTTCGGCTCCCAATACACCCAGCTCATCGTGCGCCGCGTGCGCGAACTGGGCTACATGGCCAAGCTGTATGCGCTGGAAGACCTGGACCAGATTCACGAACCCGGCGCCGTCATCCTTTCCGGCGGTCCCAAAAGCACCACGGACGCGGACGCCCCGGACATTGACTTTGAATGGCTCCAGAGCCTGAATGTCCCCGTCCTGGGCGTGTGCTACGGCATGCAGCTGCTGAACATCAAGCACGGCGGCACCGTAAAAGCCAGCAACAAGCGGGAATACGGCCCCGCCGCCCTGCTGCCGGAAACCTGCACGGGCCTGTACCGGGACATGTCCCCCTCCTCCCAGGTATGGATGAGCCATTCGGACACGGTGGACCATCTGGCGGAAGGCTGCCGCGTCATCGCCCGCAATGCGGAAGGCGTCCCTGTCTCCCTCCAATGGGGAGAAACCACCTTCGGCATCCAGTTTCATCCGGAAGTGACCCATTCCCATGAAGGGCGCACAATCCTGCGCAACTTCCTTTCCTGCGCGGCCAACCTCAAAAAATTCGACATCGGAGACTTTAAAAGGGAACTCATCCGGGAAATCCGGGAGCGCGTGGGCGACAAGCAGGTGGTCTGCGGCGTCTCCGGCGGCGTGGACAGCACCGTACTGGCCGTTCTGCTGCATGAAGCGGGCGTGAACATGCGCGCCATCTTTGTGGATAACGGCCTGCTCCGCAAAAACGAGGCAGAGGAAGTGCGAGCCAATTTCGCCCGCATGAACGTGGAAATTGAAACGGTGGATGCTTCCGAACGCTTCCTGGCGGCTCTGGCCGGAGAAAGCGATCCGGAAAAGAAACGCCATATCATCGGAGGCCTGTTCATCGACGTTTTCTGGGATGCCGTGGGAGACGCGGAAATGCTCGCCCAGGGCACCCTGTATCCGGACGTGATCGAAAGCGCCTCCAACGCCAAATCCAAGGCCTCCGTCATCAAGACCCACCACAATCGCGTGGAACGCGTGCTGGAACTCCAGGCGCAGGGGAAAGTATTGGAACCCCTGGCGGAACTGTTCAAGGACGAAGTGCGGGAACTGGGCGCTTCCATGGGCATCCCGCATGACATTCTGTGGCGCCACCCCTTCCCCGGTCCCGGCCTGGCCGTGCGCTGCCCCGGCGTGGTCACCAAAGAACGCCTGGACATCATCCGGGAATGCGATGCCATCTTCATCGGCAACCTGAAGAAATACGGTTGGTACGACAAAGTCTGGCAGGCCTACGCCGGCCTCATTCCCGTAAAAACGGTGGGCGTGAAGGGGGACGAACGCTCCTATGAATGGGCCACCAACCTGCGCGCCATCGTGTCGGAAGACGCCATGACGGCGGACTGGGTGGAACTCCCCCCGGCCCTGCTGAGGGAAACCAGCAACCGCATCCTCAATGAAGTAAAGGGCATCAACCGCGTCCTTTACGACATTTCCACCAAGCCCCCGGCTTCCATTGAGTGGGAGTAA
- a CDS encoding sugar O-acetyltransferase, translating to MMTELEKCMAGEWYDCHDKVFLEFKNKTHRLLMKYNSLPYDHKEEKRQVLQEMLGSIGAKVSIGHSFICDYGRNIHIGNNVTVNTGCTFVDCNRITIGNNVLIAPNVQIYTATHPIELNERLTPVETDEGVEYIRHTYALPVTIEDGCWIGGGVIILPGITIGKGSVIGAGSVVTKNIPPDSLAAGNPCKVIRKINGSREQ from the coding sequence ATAATGACTGAACTGGAAAAATGCATGGCGGGCGAATGGTATGACTGCCATGACAAGGTGTTTCTGGAATTCAAGAACAAGACGCACCGGCTCCTGATGAAATACAATTCCCTGCCTTACGACCATAAGGAGGAAAAGCGGCAGGTGCTGCAGGAAATGCTGGGCAGCATCGGCGCCAAGGTCTCCATCGGCCATTCCTTCATCTGCGATTACGGCCGCAACATCCATATCGGAAACAACGTCACTGTCAATACGGGCTGCACGTTCGTGGACTGCAACAGGATCACCATCGGCAACAATGTGCTGATCGCCCCCAACGTACAGATTTACACCGCTACGCACCCCATTGAGCTGAATGAACGCCTCACTCCCGTGGAAACGGATGAAGGCGTTGAATACATCCGCCATACCTACGCTCTTCCGGTAACGATAGAAGACGGCTGCTGGATTGGCGGCGGCGTCATTATCCTGCCCGGCATTACCATCGGAAAAGGAAGCGTCATCGGAGCCGGCAGCGTGGTCACCAAAAATATTCCTCCCGACAGCCTGGCGGCGGGGAACCCCTGCAAGGTTATTCGTAAAATCAACGGAAGTCGGGAACAATGA
- a CDS encoding HAD family hydrolase, producing the protein MIKLIAFDLDGTIGDTVPMCIRAFEKAVSPYAGHTLSEREITQTFGLNEVGMIKKVAGEKWREALHDFYPVYEEMHQSCPAPYEGIRELIETLHKAGVLVALITGKGDKSCRITLEQFGMRDLFCSVKTGAEDRPNKAEAIEELLHDFRLNKDEFYYIGDAVSDVAACKKAGVTCLSAAWATTADVGGLEKANSSKVFPSIKELTLFLSIEK; encoded by the coding sequence ATGATCAAGCTGATCGCTTTTGATCTGGACGGAACCATAGGGGACACGGTCCCCATGTGCATCAGGGCATTTGAAAAAGCGGTTTCTCCCTACGCCGGCCACACGCTGAGCGAACGGGAAATCACGCAGACTTTCGGCCTGAATGAAGTAGGAATGATCAAGAAAGTCGCCGGAGAAAAATGGCGGGAAGCTCTCCATGATTTCTACCCGGTTTATGAAGAAATGCATCAATCATGTCCGGCTCCGTATGAAGGCATACGCGAATTGATAGAAACCCTGCACAAGGCTGGCGTGCTTGTCGCCCTGATTACCGGAAAGGGAGACAAAAGCTGCCGCATCACGCTTGAGCAATTCGGCATGCGGGATTTGTTCTGTTCCGTCAAAACCGGAGCGGAAGACAGGCCCAACAAGGCGGAAGCTATTGAAGAGCTTCTGCACGACTTCCGCTTGAACAAAGATGAATTTTACTATATCGGGGATGCGGTTTCAGATGTGGCCGCCTGCAAAAAAGCGGGGGTGACCTGCCTGTCCGCCGCCTGGGCAACGACCGCAGACGTCGGCGGATTGGAAAAAGCCAACTCCTCAAAGGTTTTTCCCAGCATTAAGGAATTGACATTATTCCTGTCCATTGAGAAATAA
- a CDS encoding NYN domain-containing protein, producing MMEKFQKLALLIDAENVALDKLESVIRKISAYGRIVIQRAYGDWSKESLKNWKDSLNRFGIKAEQQFNYTPKKNSTDMALTIDALDLLYQSSYDALAIVSSDCDFTPVSLYVREHGVYVIGIGKKDTPESFQKACDKFIKLEDLDIKTNADPSKSSQTAPAIHGITIPPIHEMLKEAVKKNQDPNGYAPIGAAAYYLKKTYGCTWITYGRKKFLNLIKLFPDKYEIKEITPTVIKYKLK from the coding sequence ATGATGGAAAAATTTCAAAAACTGGCCCTTCTGATTGATGCTGAAAACGTCGCTCTGGATAAGCTTGAAAGCGTCATTCGGAAAATATCTGCATATGGCCGCATCGTGATTCAAAGAGCCTACGGCGACTGGAGCAAGGAAAGTTTAAAAAACTGGAAAGACTCGCTAAACCGGTTTGGCATAAAAGCGGAGCAGCAATTTAATTATACTCCCAAAAAAAACTCGACGGATATGGCGTTGACTATTGACGCCTTGGATTTATTGTATCAGTCATCTTACGATGCCCTCGCCATTGTTTCGAGCGACTGTGATTTCACTCCCGTTTCCCTATATGTCAGGGAACATGGTGTTTATGTAATCGGTATCGGGAAAAAGGACACTCCTGAATCCTTCCAAAAAGCATGTGATAAGTTTATTAAACTGGAAGATCTTGACATAAAAACGAATGCGGATCCATCAAAATCCTCTCAAACTGCCCCAGCCATCCACGGAATAACTATTCCCCCTATTCATGAAATGTTAAAAGAAGCAGTCAAAAAAAATCAGGATCCTAATGGATATGCTCCTATAGGAGCAGCTGCATATTACTTAAAAAAAACATATGGATGCACTTGGATAACTTATGGAAGAAAAAAATTCCTTAATCTTATTAAATTATTTCCTGATAAATACGAAATAAAAGAAATAACACCTACTGTAATAAAATACAAATTAAAATAA